A stretch of Spirochaetota bacterium DNA encodes these proteins:
- a CDS encoding acetyl-CoA carboxylase carboxyltransferase subunit alpha produces MSVKYFDFEYELKEIDLAIEILKSDLETDSVQIHTLEDKKKDILQHVYKNLTPWQTTQVARHPNRPSFVEYTQSMFSEFIEIHGDRLYGDDKSIITGWATLGGEKFMVIGQEKGKDTLSRVKCNFGMSNPEGYRKVLRVAKIAEKFKKPILTFVDTPGAYPGIGAEERGQGEAIAKNIMEFFGIKIPIISTIIGEGGSGGALGIAVADKVFILEHSIYSVISPESCASILWHDSKKAQQASEALKYTPHYLKEFKVVDQIIPEPIGGAHRDQQLMMDTLAENILSNIVLLKKKNMTKLLNERYDRFRNIGYYTN; encoded by the coding sequence ATGAGTGTGAAATATTTTGATTTTGAATACGAATTAAAAGAGATAGATCTTGCAATAGAAATTCTTAAATCCGATTTAGAGACAGACTCGGTACAAATCCATACATTAGAAGATAAAAAAAAAGATATTTTACAACATGTGTATAAAAATTTAACACCATGGCAAACAACCCAAGTTGCTCGTCATCCAAATAGACCAAGTTTTGTGGAATATACACAAAGTATGTTTTCTGAGTTTATAGAAATACATGGAGATCGTTTGTATGGCGATGATAAATCTATCATTACGGGTTGGGCAACATTAGGTGGTGAGAAATTTATGGTGATAGGCCAAGAAAAAGGTAAAGACACACTGTCTCGTGTAAAATGTAATTTTGGAATGTCTAATCCTGAAGGTTATCGAAAAGTTCTTAGAGTTGCAAAAATAGCTGAAAAATTTAAAAAGCCTATTCTTACTTTTGTAGATACCCCTGGGGCTTATCCTGGTATTGGTGCAGAAGAACGAGGACAAGGTGAAGCAATTGCTAAAAATATTATGGAGTTTTTTGGGATTAAAATTCCTATTATATCTACTATTATAGGAGAAGGTGGTAGTGGTGGAGCTTTAGGGATAGCTGTAGCTGACAAAGTTTTTATTCTAGAACATTCTATTTACTCTGTAATTTCTCCAGAATCTTGTGCTTCTATTTTATGGCATGATTCTAAAAAAGCACAACAAGCTTCGGAAGCACTAAAATATACACCACATTATCTAAAAGAATTTAAAGTGGTAGATCAAATAATTCCAGAACCTATAGGTGGAGCACATAGAGATCAGCAATTAATGATGGATACTCTCGCTGAAAACATATTGAGTAATATAGTGTTATTAAAGAAAAAAAATATGACTAAACTTCTCAATGAAAGATATGATAGATTTAGAAATATTGGTTATTATACAAATTAA
- a CDS encoding penicillin-binding protein 2 has translation MKQSYRFLTLSVCFLFGFLFTGIKLVQTTLFPDKRLSSVNYRISIPRGNIYDTRGRLIAGISSTSSLYVRPDRISLELKEYITQYLRSTGYFSVSDLVNFDKTNKSFAYIKRDMTPSILAPVELLYNLLKKEGFLKNDELGITAEESRFYPYPFLAPIIGILGRDGVGLYGVEYTQNKTLVQGSSVTLSLDAEISRIAYEELYRVVQESDANSGSVGIINVKTKEILALVQVSDDIHRPVSTSHIYEPGSVMKIFTAAFAMEQGFASTESPTFDDFTSYKVADYTFSQPKFGYIPLSTMLTKSANISFARLSSLFGINDYYLWLLELGFGKKPNLPLTSIEKGILHEPSKWTSLSKPMIAIGQEIGVTTLQLLIASSVIGGQGVYKDPQLITSIRNSSGEELYTNNISPPKQLLHPQKAKELLYAMESVVSARGTGAKAVIDGVRIGGKTGTGMIAGQTGYSIGKNNTIFIGILPIEDPNLAIVVAIHNPKGNKRSGGGVSAPLFANIVRRIVLSVGYQNTK, from the coding sequence ATGAAACAATCTTATCGTTTTCTTACCCTTTCGGTATGTTTTTTATTTGGATTCCTTTTTACAGGTATCAAGCTTGTACAAACCACTTTATTTCCTGACAAACGATTGTCATCTGTTAATTATCGTATTTCTATCCCTCGTGGAAATATTTATGATACTAGAGGTCGATTAATCGCTGGAATATCTTCCACGAGTTCTTTATATGTACGACCTGATCGTATTTCTCTTGAATTAAAAGAATACATAACACAATACCTTCGTTCCACAGGATATTTCTCAGTTAGTGATCTTGTAAATTTTGACAAAACTAACAAAAGTTTTGCTTATATAAAAAGAGATATGACCCCTTCTATATTAGCTCCAGTAGAACTACTATACAACTTATTAAAAAAAGAAGGATTCCTAAAAAATGATGAATTAGGAATCACTGCAGAAGAATCCCGTTTTTATCCTTATCCTTTTTTAGCTCCTATTATTGGTATATTAGGAAGAGATGGTGTTGGATTATATGGAGTTGAATACACACAAAACAAAACTCTAGTTCAAGGTTCTAGTGTTACTTTGAGTTTAGATGCTGAAATATCTAGAATAGCTTATGAAGAATTATATAGGGTAGTTCAAGAGTCTGATGCTAACAGTGGTAGTGTTGGTATCATCAATGTCAAAACTAAAGAAATACTTGCATTAGTACAAGTAAGTGATGACATACATAGACCAGTATCTACATCACATATTTACGAACCTGGATCTGTTATGAAAATATTTACCGCAGCCTTTGCTATGGAACAGGGTTTTGCTTCTACTGAAAGTCCAACATTCGATGATTTTACTTCGTATAAAGTTGCTGATTATACTTTTTCACAACCTAAATTTGGTTATATTCCTTTATCAACAATGCTAACCAAATCTGCTAACATATCGTTTGCTCGTCTATCATCCTTATTTGGTATCAATGATTATTATTTGTGGTTATTAGAATTAGGATTTGGGAAAAAACCTAATTTACCGCTGACTAGTATAGAAAAGGGGATTTTACACGAACCTTCAAAATGGACATCCTTATCAAAACCCATGATAGCTATTGGTCAAGAAATTGGTGTTACGACATTACAATTATTAATTGCCAGTTCTGTTATTGGGGGACAGGGTGTGTATAAAGATCCTCAACTTATTACTTCTATTCGAAATTCTTCGGGAGAAGAATTATATACAAATAATATATCTCCCCCTAAACAACTACTGCATCCTCAAAAAGCCAAAGAATTATTATACGCTATGGAAAGTGTAGTCAGTGCCCGAGGAACGGGAGCTAAAGCTGTTATTGATGGAGTAAGGATTGGTGGTAAAACAGGAACAGGAATGATTGCTGGACAAACAGGATATAGCATAGGTAAAAATAATACAATCTTTATTGGGATTTTACCAATTGAAGATCCAAATTTAGCTATTGTTGTCGCAATTCACAATCCAAAAGGTAACAAACGAAGTGGTGGCGGTGTATCAGCCCCTCTTTTTGCAAATATTGTACGAAGAATTGTTCTATCAGTAGGATACCAAAATACTAAATAA
- a CDS encoding peptidylprolyl isomerase — protein MNKISLLIALGVVIMSESNTEAQTGIIQPVNPKNPVVTIETELGLIKAEIFEDKAPITSANFLKLVKEGFYNGIIFHRIIKDFMIQTGDPQGTGMGGPGYTIKDEYHPRLKHTTMGVLSMANAGPNTGGSQFFITLAPTSWLDGKHAIFGQVIQGLDIVKKIGEAQTGANDKPVKQISMKKVTVN, from the coding sequence ATGAACAAAATTAGTTTATTAATCGCGTTAGGAGTGGTAATTATGTCTGAAAGTAATACAGAAGCACAAACAGGGATTATTCAACCTGTAAATCCAAAAAACCCAGTAGTAACTATAGAAACAGAATTAGGGCTTATTAAAGCTGAAATTTTTGAAGATAAAGCACCTATTACATCAGCTAATTTTCTTAAATTAGTAAAAGAAGGATTTTATAATGGAATTATTTTCCACCGTATTATAAAAGATTTTATGATACAAACTGGAGATCCTCAAGGAACAGGAATGGGTGGTCCAGGATATACTATCAAAGATGAATATCATCCTCGTCTCAAGCACACAACTATGGGAGTTTTATCCATGGCTAATGCTGGGCCAAATACTGGTGGTTCTCAGTTTTTTATTACTTTAGCACCAACCTCTTGGTTAGATGGTAAGCATGCTATTTTTGGTCAAGTAATTCAAGGACTTGATATTGTTAAAAAAATAGGTGAAGCACAGACAGGGGCAAATGACAAACCTGTCAAACAAATTTCTATGAAAAAAGTAACTGTTAATTAA